The proteins below come from a single Cylindrospermopsis raciborskii Cr2010 genomic window:
- a CDS encoding PP2C family serine/threonine-protein phosphatase — translation MNSSKQVAQWRVAAASVCGTSHIKNDQLCQDAHYWHILPNNVLLIAVADGAGCANLGKVGAVIATQTAIEYISQRKDIATVITDDILLRELLHEAMINAKTALENEAQVGKYELSDLATTLIIVVATPKLAAVAQIGDGLAVTRDSTGKLQALTIPHRGEYVNETIFLTSSEAVTTTQLQILRHNIVNIGVLTDGLQMLALNMLVQEPHQPFFLPLFDFVAKVEDHRLAKEQLTSFLSSRKIIERTDDDLTLVLAAFSN, via the coding sequence ATGAACTCATCGAAACAGGTTGCCCAATGGCGAGTAGCAGCCGCATCCGTATGTGGAACCAGCCATATCAAAAATGACCAGTTGTGTCAAGATGCTCACTATTGGCATATACTGCCCAATAATGTATTATTAATAGCAGTTGCAGATGGAGCAGGTTGTGCCAATCTAGGGAAAGTAGGAGCGGTGATAGCCACCCAAACAGCTATAGAGTATATATCCCAGCGGAAAGATATTGCCACCGTCATCACTGATGATATCCTATTGAGAGAGTTGCTGCATGAGGCCATGATCAATGCCAAAACCGCTTTGGAAAACGAAGCTCAGGTGGGCAAATATGAGCTATCTGACCTAGCAACTACCTTAATTATTGTAGTTGCTACCCCAAAACTTGCAGCGGTAGCACAAATAGGAGATGGTTTAGCTGTGACTAGGGATAGCACGGGTAAATTGCAAGCTCTGACCATTCCCCACAGGGGCGAATATGTCAACGAAACCATATTTTTGACTTCATCTGAAGCGGTGACTACAACTCAGCTACAAATCTTGCGTCATAACATAGTTAATATTGGAGTGCTTACCGATGGTCTACAAATGTTAGCTCTAAATATGCTAGTTCAAGAACCACATCAACCCTTCTTTTTACCCTTATTTGATTTTGTTGCCAAGGTTGAAGACCATAGACTAGCAAAAGAACAGTTAACAAGTTTTTTATCTTCTAGAAAAATTATTGAACGTACGGATGATGATTTAACTTTGGTACTAGCAGCATTTAGTAACTGA
- a CDS encoding vWA domain-containing protein — MLNTFTLDEVVEFAENPEPRCPCVLLLDTSGSMQGDRIEALNQGLLSFKDELVKNTLAARRVEVAIVTFDSHVNVVQDFVTVDQFTPPILTAQGLTTMGAGINKSLEIIQERKSQYRANGIAYYRPWVFMITDGEPQGEIDEVIEQATQRLRGDESNKKVAFFTVGVENANMDRLHQIAVRTPLKLKGLNFVEMFVWLSASMSAVSHSQLEEQVALPPIGWGSI, encoded by the coding sequence ATGCTGAATACCTTTACCCTAGATGAAGTGGTTGAGTTCGCAGAAAATCCAGAACCTCGGTGTCCCTGTGTACTCCTGCTAGATACTTCCGGATCCATGCAGGGTGATAGAATTGAGGCACTAAATCAGGGTCTACTGAGTTTTAAGGATGAACTGGTTAAGAACACCCTAGCTGCTAGAAGAGTAGAAGTGGCAATTGTTACTTTTGATAGTCATGTAAACGTGGTACAAGATTTTGTGACCGTAGATCAATTTACTCCTCCTATTCTAACAGCTCAGGGATTAACAACTATGGGAGCGGGAATTAATAAATCCCTAGAAATAATTCAGGAGCGCAAATCCCAGTATCGTGCCAATGGCATTGCTTACTATCGTCCATGGGTATTTATGATTACAGATGGTGAACCCCAGGGTGAGATAGACGAGGTTATAGAACAAGCAACCCAGCGTCTACGAGGAGATGAGTCCAATAAAAAAGTAGCTTTTTTCACTGTAGGAGTAGAAAATGCCAATATGGATCGTCTCCATCAAATAGCTGTGCGGACTCCCCTAAAACTCAAAGGTCTCAACTTTGTAGAAATGTTTGTGTGGCTTTCGGCCAGTATGTCCGCTGTATCCCATTCTCAGTTAGAAGAGCAAGTAGCACTACCGCCCATCGGTTGGGGTTCTATCTAA
- a CDS encoding ABC transporter ATP-binding protein — translation MAKVVLENVYKTFPPRIGEVKNQESSSPNQPGDSIHVLRRINLTITEGEFMVLVGPSGCGKSTLLRLIAGLEVMTGGNIWIGNDLINDLPPKARDIAMVFQNYALYPHLTVYENIAFGLRRRLPVNHTSSKGTMGQWGENLLMGLTQKLPKQLRYQTQTEKIIEQQVLKVAHLLQINTMLHRLPKQLSGGQRQRVALGRAIARDPQVFLMDEPLSNLDAKLRAETRVQIVKLQRQLGTTTIYVTHDQTEAMTMGDRIAIMNMGQIQQVARPLEIYNYPKNRFVAEFIGSPPMNFIPVEFYAPLLITHSNFRFTLPSEWGKALQKYSGQTVILGIRPEHLMLSVPATKNIPVKVDLVENLGNDSFLSVRVINPDLPKLDGQILQVRVPSDRLINMGDQIWLSPIVEKLHFFDPETELAIFTDNKNINF, via the coding sequence GTGGCAAAAGTTGTATTAGAAAACGTTTACAAAACTTTCCCTCCCCGCATAGGAGAAGTTAAGAACCAAGAGTCATCTTCTCCTAACCAACCTGGAGATAGTATTCATGTCCTACGTCGGATTAATTTAACTATTACCGAGGGCGAGTTTATGGTGTTAGTGGGCCCCTCAGGTTGTGGAAAAAGTACCTTGCTACGTTTAATAGCAGGATTGGAGGTGATGACGGGGGGTAACATTTGGATAGGGAATGATCTGATTAATGATTTACCTCCCAAGGCCAGAGATATTGCCATGGTATTTCAAAATTATGCTCTTTACCCCCATTTGACAGTTTATGAAAATATTGCATTTGGTTTACGTCGTCGTTTACCAGTTAACCACACTAGCTCTAAGGGAACTATGGGTCAGTGGGGAGAAAATCTGCTCATGGGTTTGACTCAAAAACTACCCAAACAATTACGTTATCAGACTCAAACGGAAAAAATTATAGAACAACAGGTTTTAAAAGTTGCTCATTTGCTACAAATCAACACAATGTTACATAGACTGCCTAAACAACTCTCCGGAGGACAAAGACAACGGGTAGCACTGGGTCGAGCGATCGCTCGGGATCCACAAGTGTTTTTAATGGATGAGCCCCTATCTAATTTAGATGCTAAACTACGAGCAGAAACTCGCGTACAAATTGTCAAATTACAGCGACAATTGGGAACAACCACTATTTATGTTACCCATGACCAAACAGAAGCAATGACTATGGGCGATCGCATTGCCATTATGAATATGGGACAAATTCAACAAGTTGCCCGCCCCTTAGAAATATATAACTATCCCAAAAATCGCTTTGTGGCAGAATTTATTGGTTCACCACCGATGAATTTCATTCCCGTAGAATTTTATGCACCACTATTAATTACCCACAGCAATTTTCGCTTTACTCTACCAAGTGAGTGGGGAAAAGCACTACAAAAATACAGTGGACAAACCGTAATTTTAGGTATTCGTCCAGAACACCTGATGTTAAGTGTACCGGCGACAAAAAATATACCCGTTAAAGTAGATCTAGTAGAAAATCTGGGAAATGATAGTTTCCTGAGTGTAAGAGTAATTAACCCTGATTTACCGAAATTAGATGGTCAGATACTACAGGTAAGAGTACCTTCGGATAGACTAATTAACATGGGGGATCAAATTTGGCTATCACCCATTGTGGAAAAACTGCACTTTTTCGATCCAGAAACCGAATTAGCGATCTTTACCGACAATAAAAACATTAATTTTTAA
- a CDS encoding HetP family heterocyst commitment protein, whose product MNHNFSNNTGLADTKINPEQFDQVIEAILAGKYSWACVLMLRFVGYNPLHYIPYRTYNRLIKENSHQNRSETEKKENLKLASSSSDKRTDNNHVTQTNCLTKIKDLAYLEVRGKKSQSEVHHTRREKKLA is encoded by the coding sequence ATGAATCACAATTTTTCTAACAACACTGGACTTGCTGATACGAAAATCAATCCTGAGCAGTTTGACCAGGTAATAGAGGCCATTCTAGCTGGCAAGTATTCTTGGGCCTGCGTGCTAATGTTGCGGTTTGTGGGTTATAATCCTTTGCATTATATTCCTTACCGTACTTACAACCGACTAATCAAGGAAAACTCCCATCAAAATCGGTCCGAGACCGAGAAAAAGGAAAATCTCAAACTTGCTTCATCATCCAGCGACAAACGAACTGATAATAATCATGTAACCCAAACCAACTGTTTGACCAAAATTAAAGACTTGGCCTATCTGGAGGTAAGAGGTAAAAAGTCCCAGTCAGAAGTTCACCATACCCGCAGAGAGAAAAAGTTGGCATAG
- a CDS encoding GH116 family glycosyl hydrolase, producing the protein MNKYSEIPPHTWKRAIGLGWERPYRVRYPSNLDDGPFHGMPLGGFGAGCIGRSSRGDFNLWHIDGGEHVFKNVPGCQFSIFTSGQAYALSTQPPEDNTLQTWQWYPNTDGGTYHALYPRSWFVYENVFPLQFTCEQFSPVWAHNYRETSYPVAVFLWNIHNPTNQPLTASIMLSWENMTGWFTNALKSPQVKIRDDGSPVYEYQPRWGESQGNYNWLAENDQYLGCVLGRATDHPIQEGDGTWCIATVKNPQVELFYHCQFNPLGNGEEIWRDFSQNGSLSNYQDETPADVNSRLGAAVAVRFTLPPGETLTVPFVLSWDFPVTEFAAGVNYYRRYTDFFGTTGDNAWQIATCALKECYNWRSHIESWQKPILEREDLPSWFKMALFNELYDLTSGGTLWSAGTEKDPMGQFAVLECLDYRWYESLDVRLYGSFGLLILFPELEKAVIRAFVRAIPQSDDRSRIIGYYLTINSPSPMALRKVAGATPHDLGAPNEWVWEQTNYTSYQDCNLWKDLGCDFVLQVYRDFLFTGANDIEFLVDCWHGMVLTLDYLKQFDMDGDGIPENSGAPDQTFDDWRLSGVSAYCGALWLAALEAAIAICDVLINRPELPNVGEQKSIYEHWLNQSLPVYQQKLWNGKFYRLDSESGSNVVMADQLSGQFYARLLNLPDIVPKDRALSALTTIYDACFLKFQDGKFGAANGVLLDGSPENPQATHPLEVWTGINFGLAAFLLQMGMKDQGLRLTEAVVRQVYDHGLQFRTPEAITAAGTFRASTYLRPMAIWAVYICFK; encoded by the coding sequence ATGAACAAATACAGTGAAATACCGCCCCACACGTGGAAACGTGCTATTGGTCTGGGGTGGGAAAGACCATATAGAGTCCGCTATCCCAGCAATTTGGATGATGGGCCATTTCATGGTATGCCATTAGGTGGTTTTGGAGCAGGTTGTATTGGTCGTTCCTCTCGGGGAGATTTTAATTTATGGCATATTGATGGGGGTGAACATGTTTTTAAAAATGTTCCTGGGTGTCAGTTCAGTATTTTTACATCTGGTCAAGCTTACGCGTTATCCACCCAACCACCAGAAGATAACACCTTACAAACCTGGCAATGGTATCCCAATACTGATGGGGGGACATATCACGCACTCTACCCCCGCAGTTGGTTTGTATATGAAAACGTATTTCCCCTACAATTCACTTGCGAACAATTTTCCCCGGTTTGGGCCCATAACTACCGAGAAACTAGTTATCCGGTAGCTGTTTTCTTATGGAATATCCATAACCCAACTAATCAACCCCTTACTGCGAGTATTATGTTGAGTTGGGAGAATATGACTGGGTGGTTTACTAATGCTCTTAAATCTCCTCAAGTTAAAATCAGGGATGATGGCTCTCCTGTATATGAATATCAACCGCGATGGGGTGAAAGTCAGGGGAACTATAACTGGTTAGCAGAAAATGACCAATATTTGGGTTGTGTTTTAGGTCGAGCTACAGATCATCCAATTCAAGAAGGTGATGGTACTTGGTGTATTGCTACTGTGAAAAATCCCCAGGTTGAATTATTCTATCATTGCCAATTTAATCCCCTGGGTAATGGTGAAGAAATTTGGCGTGACTTTAGTCAGAATGGCTCTCTATCTAATTACCAGGACGAAACCCCCGCAGATGTAAATTCCCGTTTGGGCGCTGCTGTTGCAGTTCGCTTTACTCTCCCACCTGGGGAAACTTTAACAGTTCCTTTCGTCTTGAGTTGGGACTTTCCAGTGACAGAATTTGCAGCAGGTGTCAACTATTATCGTAGATATACTGATTTTTTCGGCACTACCGGCGATAATGCTTGGCAGATTGCTACTTGTGCTCTGAAAGAATGCTACAACTGGCGATCGCATATTGAGAGTTGGCAAAAACCAATTCTGGAAAGGGAGGATTTACCAAGCTGGTTCAAGATGGCTTTATTTAACGAACTGTATGATTTAACTAGTGGGGGAACCCTGTGGAGTGCAGGGACGGAAAAAGACCCCATGGGTCAATTCGCGGTTTTAGAATGTTTAGACTATCGTTGGTATGAGAGTTTAGATGTTAGATTATATGGTTCCTTTGGACTGTTAATTTTATTCCCAGAATTGGAAAAGGCGGTCATTCGTGCTTTTGTGCGGGCCATCCCCCAAAGTGATGATAGATCTAGAATTATTGGATACTATTTAACCATTAACTCCCCCAGTCCGATGGCATTACGCAAGGTAGCAGGGGCTACACCTCACGATTTAGGCGCACCTAATGAGTGGGTTTGGGAGCAAACCAACTATACCAGTTATCAGGACTGTAACCTATGGAAAGATTTGGGTTGTGATTTTGTCCTCCAGGTGTACCGTGATTTCCTGTTTACCGGTGCTAATGATATAGAGTTTCTAGTTGACTGTTGGCATGGTATGGTGCTGACTTTAGATTATCTCAAACAATTTGACATGGATGGGGATGGAATACCGGAAAATTCTGGCGCTCCCGACCAGACCTTTGATGATTGGCGACTAAGTGGTGTTAGCGCCTATTGTGGTGCTTTGTGGTTGGCAGCTTTGGAAGCTGCGATCGCCATTTGTGATGTTTTGATAAACCGCCCGGAATTACCAAATGTAGGGGAGCAAAAATCTATTTATGAGCATTGGTTAAACCAATCATTGCCAGTATATCAACAAAAACTATGGAATGGCAAATTTTACCGTTTAGATAGTGAAAGTGGTTCCAATGTGGTGATGGCTGATCAACTATCAGGACAGTTTTATGCCAGGTTGCTTAATCTACCGGATATTGTGCCAAAAGATCGGGCCCTTTCCGCTTTGACTACTATCTACGATGCTTGTTTCCTCAAGTTCCAAGATGGTAAGTTTGGTGCTGCTAATGGTGTTCTTCTGGATGGTTCACCGGAAAACCCTCAAGCTACCCACCCTCTGGAGGTTTGGACGGGTATCAATTTTGGCTTGGCTGCTTTTTTACTGCAAATGGGCATGAAAGATCAAGGTTTGCGTTTAACCGAAGCAGTGGTGAGACAGGTCTATGACCATGGTCTACAGTTCCGCACACCAGAGGCGATCACCGCTGCTGGTACTTTTCGGGCTAGTACCTACCTTCGGCCTATGGCTATTTGGGCTGTGTATATATGCTTTAAATAG
- a CDS encoding sterol desaturase family protein: MLSNIIEFTALTIIIFCALSVRYFLVSWPLYWLLWTRRPRSWEKRRLQEIKENSQNIKTEIKWSILSSLIFSPGVALSMTIISNGYTKVYTNPLEYGYLYLPISILIYLFLHDTYFYWTHLWLHNPKIYRRFHRIHHQSIKPTPWTSFCFDPLESIMQAVIIPVMLLIIPIHTSMLILLLILMTLFGVINHLGYEVYPRSWIKGFWGEHWITPSHHTLHHHKFNCNYGLYFRFWDKVMGTDVIQEEKLHF, encoded by the coding sequence ATGTTATCTAATATCATAGAATTCACCGCGCTGACAATAATTATATTTTGCGCACTTTCTGTCAGATATTTTCTTGTATCCTGGCCCCTTTATTGGTTGCTGTGGACTCGTCGTCCTCGTTCCTGGGAAAAACGCCGTCTTCAGGAAATTAAAGAAAACAGTCAGAATATCAAAACTGAAATCAAATGGTCTATTCTATCCAGTCTAATTTTCTCCCCAGGAGTCGCTCTGTCCATGACTATCATTAGTAATGGATATACCAAGGTGTACACTAATCCTCTGGAATATGGCTATTTATACTTGCCTATAAGCATACTCATATATTTATTCTTACACGATACATATTTTTACTGGACCCATTTATGGTTACACAATCCTAAAATATATCGCCGCTTTCATCGAATACATCATCAATCTATCAAACCCACACCCTGGACATCCTTCTGCTTTGACCCTTTAGAAAGTATAATGCAGGCAGTGATTATTCCTGTCATGCTGCTGATCATTCCCATTCATACCAGCATGTTAATACTATTATTAATATTAATGACGCTATTTGGCGTGATTAATCACCTAGGTTATGAAGTTTATCCCCGTTCCTGGATTAAGGGTTTTTGGGGTGAACATTGGATTACACCCTCCCATCACACCCTACATCATCACAAATTCAATTGTAATTATGGTCTTTATTTTCGCTTTTGGGATAAGGTGATGGGGACGGATGTTATACAAGAGGAAAAACTACATTTTTAA
- a CDS encoding small RNA NsiR4-regulated ssr1528 family protein, whose amino-acid sequence MTTETTAQNPTTGADAVDIAIAQGIDFDGSPIPTVKLELYNYVMGLEAGRQRSGVSNTMRSRIVRIGAKHIPQAELDEKLVAAGFAPLKEKEIAFFYGSK is encoded by the coding sequence ATGACCACCGAAACAACTGCACAAAATCCAACCACTGGCGCTGATGCTGTAGATATAGCGATCGCACAGGGAATTGACTTTGATGGATCCCCCATTCCTACCGTCAAGCTGGAGTTATATAATTACGTTATGGGATTGGAAGCAGGTAGACAACGGAGTGGGGTATCTAACACCATGCGTTCTCGAATTGTTCGCATTGGTGCTAAACACATACCCCAAGCGGAGTTAGATGAGAAATTAGTAGCAGCTGGTTTTGCACCCTTAAAGGAAAAAGAGATTGCTTTTTTCTATGGTAGCAAGTAA
- the ppc gene encoding phosphoenolpyruvate carboxylase, translating to MSSILYSSLPAANMHPMSELFLRHRLHVVEELWESVLRQECGQKMVDLLRQLRDLCSPEGQTTHDQASSAVALIEQLNINEAIRAARAFALYFQLINIIEQEYEQKQQLTRYSVPDPMDQESWPNIIYSTNQRENDLPINKETGNDKITPYQKGTFAVLFPLLFRLNVPPQQIQRLISQLDVRLVFTAHPTEIVRHTIRDKQRQVVHLLQQLDTLQTHTGAHPWELAEIKERLLEEIRLWWRTDELHQFKPTVLDEVDYALHYFQEVLFDGIPQLYKRFAYALKQTFPWLEPPGKNFCSFGSWVGSDRDGNPSVTPEVTWKTACYQRKMVLERYIQSVKKLIELLSISMHWSDVLPDLLESLELDQSVLGDVYDALALRYRQEPYRLKLSYVLRRLENTRDRNLSLYRGETPTNEDSDKYASGEEFLAELRLIQRNLTETGLSCGELDNLICQVEIFDFHLAQLDIRQESSRHSDAINEILEYLQILPGTYNELSESERVSWLTAELQTRRPLIPAELPFSEKTNDVIETFRVVRSLQQEFRIRICQTYIISMCRQVSDVLEVLLLAKEAQLFDPATAVGSIRVVPLFETVEDLQRSRSVMRELFELPLYRAFLAGGYKPDHTENNLSHSDLKPNLQEVMLGYSDSNKDSGFLSSNWEIHKAQKSLQEIAEEYGLNLRIFHGRGGSVGRGGGPAYEAILAQPGHSINGRIKITEQGEVLASKYSLLDLALYHIETITSAVVQASLLRTGFDDIEAWNEIMEELSVRSRQHYRALIYEDPDFIDFFHQVTPIEEISQLQISSRPARRSSGKKDLGSLRAIPWVFSWTQTRFLLPSWYGVGTALDEFLQEKPEEHLKLMRYFYIKWPFFKMVISKVEMTLAKVDIEMARHYVQELSSPEDRSRFEKVFFQIAREYYLTRDLVLKITGNQRLLDEDPTLQRSVQLRNSTILPLGFIQVSLLKRLRQYKTSSTPGVIHSRYSKGELLRGALLTINGIAAGMRNTG from the coding sequence ATGAGTTCGATTTTATACTCTTCATTGCCAGCGGCAAATATGCACCCTATGTCTGAATTATTTTTACGTCATCGTCTGCACGTAGTAGAAGAATTATGGGAGTCGGTTCTCAGACAAGAATGTGGACAAAAAATGGTTGACCTGCTGCGTCAACTACGGGATTTGTGTTCACCGGAAGGACAAACCACCCATGATCAAGCATCCTCAGCAGTAGCACTGATTGAACAGCTCAATATTAATGAAGCTATTCGTGCTGCTCGTGCTTTCGCTTTATACTTCCAGTTAATTAACATTATTGAGCAAGAATATGAACAAAAGCAACAGTTAACCCGCTATTCGGTGCCCGATCCTATGGACCAAGAAAGCTGGCCTAACATTATTTATTCAACTAATCAAAGGGAAAATGATCTACCTATCAATAAAGAGACTGGGAATGATAAAATTACCCCTTACCAGAAGGGAACCTTTGCGGTGTTATTCCCCCTACTATTTAGATTAAATGTTCCACCTCAGCAGATTCAAAGACTGATTTCTCAACTGGATGTGCGCTTAGTCTTCACAGCACATCCCACGGAAATTGTCCGCCACACCATCCGGGACAAACAAAGACAGGTAGTACACCTTTTACAGCAGTTGGATACTCTACAAACCCATACTGGTGCTCATCCCTGGGAACTGGCAGAAATTAAGGAGCGTTTATTAGAAGAGATTCGCCTCTGGTGGCGCACAGATGAACTGCATCAGTTTAAACCAACCGTATTAGATGAAGTAGACTATGCATTACATTACTTTCAAGAGGTTCTATTTGATGGTATTCCTCAATTGTATAAACGATTTGCTTATGCTTTAAAACAAACATTTCCTTGGTTGGAACCACCTGGTAAGAACTTTTGTTCTTTTGGCTCTTGGGTAGGTTCCGATCGGGATGGTAACCCATCAGTGACACCCGAGGTGACTTGGAAAACTGCCTGTTACCAGCGAAAAATGGTTTTAGAGAGATATATTCAATCTGTGAAAAAGCTGATTGAGTTACTGAGCATTTCCATGCACTGGAGTGATGTCCTACCAGATTTGTTGGAATCTTTAGAATTGGACCAATCTGTATTAGGTGATGTTTACGATGCTTTAGCTCTCCGCTATCGTCAAGAGCCTTATCGCTTAAAACTTTCCTATGTGTTAAGAAGATTGGAAAATACCAGAGATCGGAATTTGTCTTTATATCGTGGGGAGACTCCCACCAATGAGGATTCTGATAAATATGCTTCGGGGGAAGAATTTTTGGCGGAGCTAAGACTGATTCAACGTAACTTAACAGAAACTGGATTGAGTTGTGGAGAGTTGGATAATTTGATTTGTCAGGTGGAGATTTTTGACTTTCATCTAGCCCAGTTAGATATTCGTCAAGAATCTTCTAGACACTCTGATGCAATCAATGAAATTCTTGAATACCTGCAAATCCTTCCCGGAACCTATAATGAACTCTCAGAAAGCGAAAGAGTGAGTTGGTTGACAGCAGAATTACAGACTAGAAGACCTTTAATTCCAGCAGAATTGCCATTTTCGGAAAAAACTAATGATGTCATTGAAACTTTCCGAGTGGTGCGATCGCTACAACAGGAATTTAGGATTAGGATCTGCCAAACATATATTATTAGCATGTGTCGGCAAGTTAGTGACGTATTAGAGGTACTACTACTAGCCAAGGAGGCCCAATTATTTGACCCTGCTACTGCGGTTGGCTCTATTCGTGTAGTTCCCCTATTTGAAACTGTAGAAGATTTACAAAGATCCAGAAGTGTGATGCGGGAATTATTTGAACTTCCCCTATATCGTGCTTTCCTAGCGGGAGGTTATAAACCCGATCACACAGAAAATAACCTATCCCATAGCGATCTTAAACCTAACCTCCAAGAAGTGATGTTAGGATATTCCGACAGTAATAAAGACTCTGGTTTTTTAAGTAGTAATTGGGAAATCCACAAAGCCCAAAAATCCCTGCAAGAAATTGCTGAAGAATACGGTTTAAACCTGAGAATTTTCCATGGGCGGGGGGGATCGGTAGGTCGTGGTGGTGGACCAGCCTACGAGGCGATTTTAGCCCAACCTGGACATAGTATTAATGGTAGGATCAAGATTACCGAACAGGGAGAAGTTTTAGCTTCTAAATATTCTCTGTTAGATTTAGCTTTGTATCATATAGAAACAATTACTAGCGCAGTAGTGCAGGCTAGTTTATTGAGAACAGGGTTTGATGACATTGAAGCGTGGAATGAGATCATGGAAGAATTGTCGGTGAGATCTCGTCAACATTATCGAGCTTTGATTTATGAAGATCCTGATTTTATTGACTTCTTTCATCAGGTAACGCCTATTGAAGAAATTAGTCAGTTACAAATTAGTTCTCGCCCAGCCCGGCGATCATCTGGCAAAAAAGATTTGGGCAGTTTAAGAGCTATACCTTGGGTATTTAGTTGGACACAAACCAGATTTTTATTGCCTTCTTGGTATGGTGTAGGTACGGCATTAGATGAGTTTCTACAAGAAAAACCGGAAGAACATTTGAAACTAATGCGTTATTTCTATATTAAGTGGCCTTTCTTTAAAATGGTAATTTCCAAAGTAGAAATGACCCTAGCAAAAGTGGATATAGAGATGGCACGTCATTATGTACAGGAACTTTCCAGTCCAGAAGACAGATCAAGATTTGAGAAAGTATTTTTCCAAATTGCCAGGGAATACTATTTGACTAGGGACCTGGTGTTGAAAATCACGGGAAATCAAAGACTACTAGACGAAGATCCCACCTTGCAGCGGTCAGTACAATTACGAAATAGCACCATATTGCCATTGGGGTTCATTCAGGTTTCCTTACTCAAGCGATTGAGACAGTACAAGACTAGTAGTACACCGGGAGTAATACATTCTCGTTACAGTAAAGGGGAATTACTACGCGGCGCATTGTTGACTATTAATGGGATTGCAGCAGGAATGAGAAATACTGGTTGA